The following is a genomic window from Melopsittacus undulatus isolate bMelUnd1 chromosome 8, bMelUnd1.mat.Z, whole genome shotgun sequence.
CACAAGCTGCCTGTGGGGCTTACATGGGGGTGAGAGCTGGATCCTGGCCCAAGCTTTACCCTTGTAGCAAAGGCAGGCCCTTTAATCCATATACTGCAGAGTCACTGAGGTTAGTGCATTGCAGTTGTGGGCAGCCCTTGGCTTTCCAGCTGCCCTTACCCCTGTGGAACTGGCCTGTCCCTTGCCTGCTGAGTGCCAGCGCCGTGACACCGGCCCCAgccaccctgctgctgctgtggggctccTCTTGGTGTCAGGTCCTGGCTCTCTCTGCAGGGACAGTGTCCACGTATCCCAGTGCTGCCATCACACTGGAGGGGTTGTTGGTGTCTCCCTGAGCTTTACAGGTTCTTTGTGTCCTGGGCAGCCGTATGAGAGCCTGGGACTTGTGTACTGAGCTTTAGCTTCTTCACTTGCAGGTGGGATCCTCGGGGCCCTGTTCAATGCCCTCAATTACTGGTTAACGATGTTCCGGATCAGGTAAGAGCTCACAGGTAACTGAGGTGATTGACATGGGTTGTCTGGCACCTTCTGTGCGCCCTGGAAGTGGCATTTCCAGCCAGAGCAAGGCCGTTACCTCACACTCAACAGCAGCCCTGGAAGCTGGGGAGCAAAGATGCCACGTGCTTCTCACTGCCTGCTGTCAAGGCTGTGACCCGCAGCTTCCCACTGTTGCTCTGACCTTGCCTAGGTATTGTGCTTCAGTGACTTGAGGGCCCAAAGAAGTGCAAACATTGAGCATACACACTTCTGAGAGGAACGAGAGAGCTGCTAAAGCCATCTAAGCCCAGTCTGGTGCATACAGAACTTGTCACCAGCTTTTCAAACACAAAGACTGGCCTCGTGGCCTTAGGGAGGGATGACCTGCGGAGTGGTGAGGGGCCTGCAGCAGCTTACAGTGCTTCTCTCCTCTTGCCCTTTTTGGGCTGCAGCGTTCTGGGCTCGGCTCTGCACTGTCCCCATGGCCAAACAACACTAAACTTCCCATGGGATCTGTGCCCGGCTTTGGGCAGGGAAGACAGGCAGATCTGTTATGGCTggctgggcagagctgctcttgctgctggcCTCCCAGCCCAGTCCCCACGACTGGGGCCGGAGGACAGAGCGCAGGACAGCCTCGCAGGGTCTGGGAAGGGAGCAGCCTGTCCATATGCCTGATGTAGGGTGCCAAGCCAGGCTGTGGGTGATCCTGTTGGCACCCCTGGGTGCCACCCTCACTCCCCGCTCCCTTTACAGGTACATCCACCGGCCCTGCCTCCAGGTGGTTGAGGCCatgctggtggcagcagtgacagcaaCTGTGGGGTTTGTCATGATTTACTGCTCAAGAGACTGCCAGCCTATCCAGGGGAGCACAGTGGCATACCCACTGCAGGTAGGAGATGCTGGAGAATGACTCCCCAGTGTGGGGGGCACCCTGAGCCTGGTCTGAAGCTGAAGGCTGAGCAGGGAGACAAGACCCTGCTGGGTTCTGTGGCACTGGATCTCACAGCGAGTGCTCCCCATGGCAGGCAGAGTTGCAGAGCAAAGCTGGGTGTTGCTGTGCTTGCTGCACTGCGCTGCCTCCTCGCTAGCACACGTCCCCCTGAGCCTGCAGCCTTGGCAGCCTGGATCTGCCACTTCTAACTCTGTCTTCTTCCCCcttcagcttttctgtgctGATGGAGAGTACAACTCCATGGCCACTGCCTTCTTCAACACACCTGAGAAGAGTGTTGTCAACCTCTTCCATGATGCTCCAGGTCTGTGTGTCTGGTGAGCAGGTCCTTGAATGTGAGCAGAATGGGGGTGGGTTTGTGCAAGTTGGCTGACCTGCTTCCTGGTTGCTTGTGGGACAAGGCAGGGGTTAATCAGCACAGCCCCATGAGGGCAGGATGGGATCCAGCAAAGCACTGTGCCCACTGCTTTCCTGCAGTGGTGGAAggaggaaggatggatggatgctgaACTGGTGGCACCTGTGAGCTCAGCCAAAGAGCCATGGTCTTGGGAGCCTGTGGATAAGGACCTGGTTTTGTTGTATGTTTCCAAGCTGTTGCTTTTGAGTTGCGTGGGAGAATGTCTGACCCTCACTGCTGTCTGAGCTCCATCCTAGAAATGTCCCTGGCTGTTTTCTCCATTAGCAGGGCCTCTTGCCCCAGAATGACTTTACCTTCTGGGCAGGCTGCGGAGGTGGATCTTGAAGTTTGGACTTGCTTGAGAAACTCAATTTGGTTCCCAGGTTCCAGCTCCTGTTTCCCTTGGACCTGGTGTTGTGACAGCATGCCCTCTGCCCACTGGTCTGAATTTCGTGCCCAGCTGCACGTGGACAGGGAGCAGACAGCTCCACATTTCTAAATCCTCAGCCCAGAGAGTGCGGCTTGGCCATCTGAAGCCAAGTGATGACTGTCCTGTGTCTTGGGGCTGCTTCTGGTAGCGCTGGGTCCTCCCTGGCTCAGGGCTTTGGTTTCTTGACCTCCCAGTGAAGGAGAGGTTGCAAAGTACTTGTTTAAACCAGACTGAGCTGCCCAGCAATCCTAAAATAGCAGCTGGCTGAGTCCTGAGGTCTCCTGTGATGGCACAGCCTGCACCGAGGGGCAGCTTGGGGCTGGTTGGAGCAGTGGGGCACGACAGGGTTTGCAAGACCAACCCTGCTGAGTTCATCCCAGGGCTAGCTGCAGGACCCCTGCCAGCTCCCCAGCACCTCTGTCCTCCAGCACTGGCTTTCCCTGGGGGCTTTGGGGTTCATCACCATGCCTTGTGTGAGGCTGGGAACCACAGGGCTGGGAGGGAACAGGTCATCACGGGTCACAAGATGAAGGGATGGCATGTGCTGGATGGATTCAGTGGGATGGGATGGCTTGGGATGGCACTGGCCGGCTGGCAGGGTCTTTGAGGGGACAGAAATAACTTAAAGAGCCGGTTTGAAAGGCTTGTGCTGCTGGGATGGCAGAAGGGCTTTTGTTGCTGGGAGTGTgttgtggggctgctgctgtctgtTCTGTGGCTGTAATCCATCATGCTGCAGGACCAGCACTAACTCCATTCTCTCTCCACCTCAGGTTCCTACAACCCCATGACACTGGGCATGTTCACACTAATGTATTTCTTCCTGGCCTGCTGGACCTATGGCCTCACGGTGTCTGCAGGGGTCTTCATCCCCTCTCTGCTGATCGGTGCTGCCTGGGGAAGGCTTTTTGGCATCTCCCTGTCCTACCTGACCAAAGGCCCGGTGAGTCACTGGTGGGAAGGGGTGCTGGGCAGTGGAAGCCATGGCACCCAGCCCTCCTCCCTTGCCTCTGGGCAAGAAGCATGTGCAGGCAGCATGGAGCTGGCTGAGAGCTTGGCACAGCAGTCTGGAATGGGATGTCTTCCTGAGCTGAGTCTGGGCTTTCCCATGTCCTAGTGGGGCCCTGCCAGCTGCTGGGTCATGCAGGCAGCCTCAGGCATTCCTCCCCACTTCCCGGAGGGAGGGTGGGGGCCAGGGCACTGCTCACTATCTCTGCATGCCCTGGAGCCAGCAGCTGACTCagcctctttttcctcctgtgctCAGATCTGGGCTGACCCTGGGAAATACGCCCTGATGGGAGCTGCTGCACAGCTGGGTGAGTGCCTGCTCGAGTTGGGGTGAAGGTGGCATGGGAAAAGGTGGTCCCTGCTTCCCCAGCTGAAGCCCAGCCTTGCTGTCAGCTTCCCAGCTACCCTGCcaagcacaggcagcactggggcCCTAGTGAGGTCTGGGCTTGTCCAGGGCACCCCTGTCTGTGTTGGTGATCCTGGGTCACTGTGCAGAGACTGGGACACCTTTGGTGTTCTGCTATACCATCACCCcatgtttccctgctttcctgaaCTCCCAAACCCCTTGGGTGTCTCCTGCAGGTGGGATAGTGCGGATGACGCTGAGTCTCACAGTCATCATGATGGAGGCAACAGGCAATGTCACCTATGGCTTCCCCATCATGCTGGTGCTGATGACAGCAAAGATTGTGGGAGACTACTTTGTGGAGGTGAGAGCTGGTGTGCTTGCCAGGGTCAGGtttggtggtgctggggggCCAAGGACAAGTGGTGTCTTCTCTCCGAGATGAGCTGCTGTACTCCTTGGTATCTCAGCAGGCTTTTCCTGATGGCTCGGCTCTCATTGCAGGGGCTCTATGACATGCACATCCAGCTGCAGAGTGTGCCCTTCCTGCACTGGGAGGCCCCGGTGACGTCCCACTCCCTCACAGCCAGGTAGGTGTCTGGGGGATGCTGCCAGTCCTGGGGCAGTGATGTTTGGACCACACTGTTGGCTGGAGCTGGCAGTAGAGGTGGTGACACACTTTGGTCACTGCTGTGTGGTGCCACCagcccagctccttccccagcaggGAGTGTGGCCTGTGGTGCATTCCCTCCCCGTGTCCCTGGCAGGCTCTGGGGACAGGGGAGGCATCAGGTCTGCAGAGGCCTGTGTGcagaggggttggggggggataTTTGGGGCATGCCGCATGTGGGGCTGTGTTTCACACTGAGCCTTCCCTGCAGGGAGGTCATGAGCGCGCCCGTCACCTGCCTGCGGAGGATCGAGAGGGTGGGCACGGTTGTGGACATCCTCAGCGACACCTCCTCCAACCACAACGGCTTCCCGGTGGTGGAGAGCAACCCTGGCACCACGCAGGTGAGCCAGGAGCCGCTTGTGAGAGCTGGCCATGGAATGGGGCCCTtgccccatccccttcccagccCCATCTCATGCACTGTGCTCTGTCACAGGTGGCAGGACTGCGGGGTTTGATCCTACGTTCCCAGCTCATCGTCCTGCTGAAGCACAAGGTGGGTGATGCTGCGTGGTAGCCATTGGAGCTGTGTTTGAGCCCAAGTGCCCCTGTCCTGCCTATCTTGCTAAACAGGAGCTGGCAGATGGTCCCTGTCACCAACCTCAGTTCACCTGAGGAGAGGGTGGGGACTTCCATACTGTGCTGGGGTTACCCCAGCATCTTCCTGCACCCTGCTGGACTCACAAGCCCTTGAGTGAATGGGAATCAGTTCTTCTGCAGATGGTCCTTCTGCCCCATGTTCctgctctcttccctccctcccctgtACATTGCCCTGGTGCCTGTTGGTGCTGCAGGATGGTCCCCAGCAGTCTCTTTTCTCTCCAGGTTTTTGTGGAAAGGGCCAACCTTAGCCTGGTGCAGCGGCGGCTGAAGCTGAAGGATTTCCGGGATGCCTATCCCCGCTTCCCCCCCATCCAGTCCATCCACGTGTCCCAGGACGAGCGCGAGTGCATGATTGACCTCAGCGAGTTCATGAACCCCTCGCCCTATACTGTGCCCCAGGTAATGGTCAGGGACCTCTAGGCCACCCTAGCATCTTGGGGGTCATGGGCGAGTGATGGGTGCTGGCTGGGGATGCCACAGCCCATGTATCCCATCTGACATGCAGGAGGCGTCTCTGCCACGGGTGTTCAAGCTCTTCCGAGCCCTGGGCCTACGTCACTTGGTGGTTGTGAACAACCGCAATGAGGTGAGTCCTGCCTGCTGGGTATGGGCAGCCGGGGCTTGTCCCCAAGCTCTGCCTGCTGGTGTGGGGCTGTACCGTGTCCCTGTCCCGGCAGGTGGTGGGCATGGTCACCCGCAAGGACCTCGCCAGGTACCGGCTGGGCAAGGAAGGCTTGGAGGAGCTCTCACTGGCACAGACGTGATGTGAGGTGGCTCTGCCCAGCGGAGGGAGACTCGACCCAGCCCCTCAGAGCTGGGGCCCCCCTTTtgtgggaggaagggagaggcCTGGGCCAGCCTGTGCAGGCATtgtggtgcctggagcaccGGCACAGCTGTGCTGCCCCAGCTCTCCTGCCCATTGCTGCCTTCCCACGTCTACTGCCTCCTCTTCTCAccctttcctctgcttccctgaGGGGTCGAAACGCACCCTTGGCTCCATTAGCTGCTGGCATAGGCTTTCTCTGAGGGTTGGGTGAAGGCTGGAGCGTGCCAGGGGAGTGGAAGTGTCCTGAGCTGGGCATAACCCTCTGCACAGCACATGGCCTCCATTGCCTTGCCTACCCAGCCCAGGCTGTCTGGGACCTAGCCCTGCCCTAGCCCCTGCCACAGGGCCTGTATGGGGAGCAGGGGGACATGGTGGGGTCTATCCTGTTTCCAGGGCTGTGTCCTGCTTCCCCATGCTGCCGCTGGTGGGGTTGAGCTGAGCCATGGGGCAGGTGCTTGTGTCTCTGCCCTGCTTAACTGTGCAATAAAAGGGGCTCATGTGGTTCAGAGCTGCTcccttttgctggtttttttacTCCCTTGGCCAAACTCTGACCCCAACACACATGTTGGAGAGACACTCCTGGGGCTTGGGCAGGGATGGGTAGGgaagagctgcctgctctgggcagcctgtgccccTTTGCCACTCCTGTCCTCCTCCCACTATTGCTGCTGTCTCTTGTCTCTGCCCATGCTGGGGTCCAGAAGCACCCCTGCACATGTTTCCAGCCCTTACCAGCAGCCTGGGCCAGGCTAGGCACCCCAAAGCCCACCACCAGCTCTCGATCGGGCCAGGTGCTGGAAGCACTCCCCTGGGTGCTGAGGAgggctccagccctggcacctCAGCTCCCCTATCTCCCACCATTGTACTCCTCACCTTGGCATTGCACCCTGCATCCTCCTCACTCGGGCAAAGGCAACCTGGTGCCTGGAGGGGCTTTCGACTGTGGGATACTGTGCTGAAATAAAGTCTGTTTGTACTtttactgtgctgctgcctggctctTGCTTCCCTTCCCTTGATGACACTTTCTGGCCTTGGCACCATGTCTGTTGGTGCACCCCTGGGGTTGAGCCAagccccatccccactgctggtgctgggagggCACATGGCAGGAGACTGCATgttgggggctgcagggggtgATGCCAGTGCCCCCCACCTTCATCAgcccctggcagggctggagtgCTCAAGGCAGGGGGTGGCTGCCCCTGCCCGggtgcttttccttttatggCCAACAAAGAGCTGCCACAAAGCAGGGAATGCCTCGGCTGGACCCTGGTAACAGCCATGTCCTGCGGtgggggctgtggggaaggGCCGTCTGCCCTCCCAGCAGTGGGAAATGGCCCTGCTCTCCATGTGGGTCTGGTTCCCCAGCACCACCATGGGGCAGGGGAGCCCTGGTGTGCAGTGGGTCTTTATGGCAGGATGGGTCCCCGCTGGGTGCTGGCGGCCGGGTGCTTTGTGAAGCCCCGCATCGCCCTTtgccccagcacagctgagatAAGGGACTGGGATGCACTGACTTGGGCTGCAGAGTAAACAcgggctgctggctcctgccgGCACCGcacttccctcctttccctgctgccgGGGCAGCCGGCTCCTGCTGAGGGCCGGGCTGAGCAGTGGCCCTTTGTCACCGGCGGCGGGTGGCGAAGGACACGGCACACACTGGTGCCTGGCGGCAGTCATTTATTCACTCGTCCCATGGccgctctgccccagcagctccaggtgcCCAGCACTGGCACCGCTGCTGCCAGGTTTATCATTAACCGGCGGCACGTGGCGGGGCTGGGGGCCACGGTGGGGTCACAGCCCGGCAAAGGGCTCGGCCTCCAGCCCTGGGCGGCCCAGCTCCGGCTGCAGCTCCCGCCCGGCACCCAGCTCCGGCCCCAGCTCCACCGTCCAGTGGGCCAGGAGGTCGCTGAAGTCGGGGGTGCCGGTGTGGAGGAGGCCGGTGGTGCCGGGGCCCGGCTCCCTCCAGAAGGAGGGCGGCAGCTTCCTGCGGTGCATGGGGGTGATGTGGCCGTACTTCCTCTCCAGCCGCTGTGTCTTGCCGCTGGCCGCCCGGGGCGGCAGACACCGGTGCACGCCGTACTCGAAGAGCTCGGCCAGCGGCCCCAGCCTGTGCACAGCCCCGGGGCTGCCCCGCGGCGCCTCGGGCTCGGTGTGCCGCGGTGAGCCGCAGTCCTCAGACATGCCATGGCTGCCGGCGGCCTCGTCCTGGCCCTGCCGGCCGAAGTACCGCTGGATGTCACAGCTGATGAGCTCTGAGAACCGGAGGAGCTGCAGTGTGGGCTCGGCAGTGCTGGGGACGGCTGGCTCCAGCCTCGTGCtctcctctgctgcctcctcttcATCCTCGTCCtcgtcctcctcctcttcctcggAGAGGTCGGGGAAGTCGGGCTCGGGGCGCACGGGCAGCAACAGGCCGTGCGGGAAGGGTGAGGGCAGCCGCAGCTCGGCCAGCGGCCGGATGACGCCTGCAGCCATGTCAGCAGGCAGGGGCACCCTGGGGCCCGCGCTCACCCTGCAGGCAGGACAGCGGGTGAAGGTGGCACGCACCCCGCACCCCCGGACCCACTGCACTGCGCTTGGCCCTGAGGAGGCAGAGGGACCGTGCTGTGCTGTAcggcaggcagggcagggcatcCCCCACAAGCCATGGGAcatggagcagcagggatgaCCCTACCAAGCTGTAGGATACAGGGCAGTGGATACATTGCCCTGAATTATGGAACACGGGACAGCAGGGACATCCCCACTGAACCTGCGACATTGGGCAGTAGGGATGCACCCACTGAGACGTGTGAGACGGGGCAGTGGGAACATACACTGAGTCATAGGATATAGGGCAGTGGGGATATCTTAACTGAACCCTGGGGCATCAGGCAACAGGGACATCCCCATCCAGccatgggatgtggggcagtgAGGATGTCCATGCAAATCCATGTTATGTGGGACAATGGGAATATCCCCAAGTTATTGCATGTGGGGCAGCAGGGATGTCTCCACCAATTCATGGGATGAAGGGCAGTAGGGACATCCCCTGAGGCATGAGCCAAGGGGCAACGGTGACATCCcccagagctgtggggcagtgGGATGTTCCCCTTCCCCTTGGGGCTGTACATGGGCTTCAatggtgctcagcacccacccTGCCACCATGGGTCTTCTTGAGCTGGATGAGGCCCCCCCTAGTTAGTGCTACCTGTGCCCATGGGTCCCCAGCCCTGTCTCATTGCAGGGCATCCCCGGCCACATGTCATTGCCCCAGCCCTGAGAGGGTCATGAGGCAGGGGACAAATCCTGGGGGACAAGTACTTCTCCTGCCATGCCTGAGACAGCACCGCTGCCATCCCTGGGGTCACCATGCATCCCTCTTTGTGCCCTCCCCACCGCGGGaatcccatccctgcctccgTGCTGCCCTGGAGCTCAGCCTCTGCAGGCACCACGTACCTCCAGCCTGCAGGGAAAGGGATGCGGGGCTGCCCCAGCCATGGGGCCAGCCTTCCCCACGGCCACCTGCAGCCGCAGAAACACCGCGGGGCAGGAGGGCATCGCCCGGGGCCGCGGCTCGGCACTCACCTTGGCGCTGCCGCCTGGCCATGCATAGGCTCCCGCGCCGCTCCCCCTTCCCGTCCCTCCACCTGGGCCTGAAGTATTTATAGCGGAGCAGCGAGCTGACGGCTGGCAAATATTTGGTAGCTGTATTGTAATAGTAGACTCAGTAAATAGAGCCGGGGTTTGCTTTAGCACCCAGCAACGGGAGAGCGGCGCGGGGAGGGACGTAGGGACGGAAGGCAGGGCTCACCTTAATGGTTCACTAGCCAGGGGATTTTCAAGTGTTGTTCCTGTAAATTCACCTATTAAATCGGCAGCCCCAGCTGCCAAACTGCCCGCGCACTTGTGCCGAGGGCTCTTATCTCCGTGCTGATTGGAGGTGAAATCAAGCTTTGTCAAATAGGCGTAAAATTGAATTTCATGCTATTTTGACTCCTGGAGTAGGGATCTTCTGAAGAACAC
Proteins encoded in this region:
- the CLCN7 gene encoding H(+)/Cl(-) exchange transporter 7 isoform X1; this encodes MANVAKKVSWSGRDRDEDDYDEDGRAGETTPLLNGTGPGAAAGSRQLTPSSFLRIGQLSNVDLNEDVHELETELPRQRPNEIPHNEKLLSLKYESLDYDNSENQLFLEEERRINHTAFRTVEIKRWVICAMIGILTGLVACFIDIVVENLAGLKYRVVKGNIDKFTEKGGLSFSLLLWATLNASVVMVGSVIVAFIEPVAAGSGIPQIKCYLNGVKIPHVVRLKTLVIKVCGVILSVVGGLAVGKEGPMIHSGAVIAAGISQGRSTSLKRDFKIFEYFRRDTEKRDFVSAGAAAGVSAAFGAPVGGVLFSLEEGASFWNQFLTWRIFFASMISTFTLNSVLSVYHGNAWDLSSPGLINFGRFDNEKMGYTIQEIPIFIFMGVVGGILGALFNALNYWLTMFRIRYIHRPCLQVVEAMLVAAVTATVGFVMIYCSRDCQPIQGSTVAYPLQLFCADGEYNSMATAFFNTPEKSVVNLFHDAPGSYNPMTLGMFTLMYFFLACWTYGLTVSAGVFIPSLLIGAAWGRLFGISLSYLTKGPIWADPGKYALMGAAAQLGGIVRMTLSLTVIMMEATGNVTYGFPIMLVLMTAKIVGDYFVEGLYDMHIQLQSVPFLHWEAPVTSHSLTAREVMSAPVTCLRRIERVGTVVDILSDTSSNHNGFPVVESNPGTTQVAGLRGLILRSQLIVLLKHKVFVERANLSLVQRRLKLKDFRDAYPRFPPIQSIHVSQDERECMIDLSEFMNPSPYTVPQEASLPRVFKLFRALGLRHLVVVNNRNEVVGMVTRKDLARYRLGKEGLEELSLAQT
- the CLCN7 gene encoding H(+)/Cl(-) exchange transporter 7 isoform X2 produces the protein MGLELTPSSFLRIGQLSNVDLNEDVHELETELPRQRPNEIPHNEKLLSLKYESLDYDNSENQLFLEEERRINHTAFRTVEIKRWVICAMIGILTGLVACFIDIVVENLAGLKYRVVKGNIDKFTEKGGLSFSLLLWATLNASVVMVGSVIVAFIEPVAAGSGIPQIKCYLNGVKIPHVVRLKTLVIKVCGVILSVVGGLAVGKEGPMIHSGAVIAAGISQGRSTSLKRDFKIFEYFRRDTEKRDFVSAGAAAGVSAAFGAPVGGVLFSLEEGASFWNQFLTWRIFFASMISTFTLNSVLSVYHGNAWDLSSPGLINFGRFDNEKMGYTIQEIPIFIFMGVVGGILGALFNALNYWLTMFRIRYIHRPCLQVVEAMLVAAVTATVGFVMIYCSRDCQPIQGSTVAYPLQLFCADGEYNSMATAFFNTPEKSVVNLFHDAPGSYNPMTLGMFTLMYFFLACWTYGLTVSAGVFIPSLLIGAAWGRLFGISLSYLTKGPIWADPGKYALMGAAAQLGGIVRMTLSLTVIMMEATGNVTYGFPIMLVLMTAKIVGDYFVEGLYDMHIQLQSVPFLHWEAPVTSHSLTAREVMSAPVTCLRRIERVGTVVDILSDTSSNHNGFPVVESNPGTTQVAGLRGLILRSQLIVLLKHKVFVERANLSLVQRRLKLKDFRDAYPRFPPIQSIHVSQDERECMIDLSEFMNPSPYTVPQEASLPRVFKLFRALGLRHLVVVNNRNEVVGMVTRKDLARYRLGKEGLEELSLAQT
- the PERCC1 gene encoding protein PERCC1; translation: MAAGVIRPLAELRLPSPFPHGLLLPVRPEPDFPDLSEEEEEDEDEDEEEAAEESTRLEPAVPSTAEPTLQLLRFSELISCDIQRYFGRQGQDEAAGSHGMSEDCGSPRHTEPEAPRGSPGAVHRLGPLAELFEYGVHRCLPPRAASGKTQRLERKYGHITPMHRRKLPPSFWREPGPGTTGLLHTGTPDFSDLLAHWTVELGPELGAGRELQPELGRPGLEAEPFAGL